Proteins encoded in a region of the Canis lupus dingo isolate Sandy chromosome 17, ASM325472v2, whole genome shotgun sequence genome:
- the TMSB10 gene encoding thymosin beta-10, which yields MADKPDMGEIASFDKAKLKKTETQEKNTLPTKETIEQEKRSEIS from the exons ATGGCAGACAAGCCAGACATGGGGGAAATCGCCAGCTTCGATAAGGCCAAGCTGAAGAAGACGGAGACGCAGGAGAAGAACACCCTGCCGACCAAAGAGA CCATTGAGCAGGAGAAGCGGAGTGAGATTTCCTAA